In the Leptotrichia sp. oral taxon 847 genome, one interval contains:
- a CDS encoding redox-sensing transcriptional repressor Rex — protein MKFKKLEISEKVIQRLTEYLSILKDVQKYENEINSIELSKIMNTTSAQVRKDLSTFGDFGVRGKGYDISKLIEIIEDILGINKVNNVIIVGHGKMGEMISSNRNVLGKGFQIVGIFDKDKNKIGKVVSDNLEIRDVNDVKEFRENFCGEVDTAILAVVKEQAQFAAEQLVKNGIKAILNMTTYKLELGSDITVVNIDISAKLQELNFWRLNKEEK, from the coding sequence ATGAAATTTAAAAAATTAGAGATTTCAGAAAAAGTGATTCAGAGATTGACGGAATATCTATCAATTTTAAAAGATGTTCAAAAATATGAAAATGAAATTAACTCGATTGAACTTTCCAAAATAATGAATACGACATCAGCTCAAGTCAGAAAAGATTTGTCAACTTTTGGAGATTTTGGCGTGCGCGGAAAAGGATACGATATTTCTAAATTGATTGAAATCATCGAAGATATTTTGGGAATAAATAAAGTTAATAACGTCATAATCGTTGGACACGGAAAAATGGGAGAAATGATCTCGTCTAACAGAAATGTCTTGGGAAAAGGTTTTCAGATTGTTGGAATTTTTGACAAAGATAAAAATAAAATAGGAAAAGTTGTTTCTGACAATCTTGAAATTCGTGATGTCAACGATGTAAAAGAATTTAGAGAAAATTTCTGTGGAGAAGTTGATACGGCAATTCTTGCGGTTGTAAAGGAACAGGCGCAATTTGCGGCAGAACAGCTTGTGAAAAATGGAATAAAAGCTATTTTGAATATGACGACTTACAAACTTGAGCTAGGTTCAGATATAACAGTTGTAAATATTGACATTTCGGCAAAATTGCAAGAATTAAATTTTTGGAGATTGAATAAAGAAGAAAAATAA
- the fmt gene encoding methionyl-tRNA formyltransferase encodes MKTIFMGTPEFAIPSLKVVAKNTDLRAIFTKEDKVNARGNKIIFSPVKQFGIDNEIEVIQPQKVKDEKIIKKIKEINPDLIVVVAYGKILPKEIIDIPKYGIINVHSSLLPKYRGASPIHSAILNGDVKSGVSIMYIEEGLDSGDVILQESCDILENDTLGTLHDKLKDLGAIGLEKVLKLIEAGKVEATKQDESLATFVKPITKEQTKIDWNNTKEVIFNQIRGLNPFPAAHTFNEKNENIKIYKTEKLDKEYKGQNGQIVDIINKKGPVIKVKNGALVLLEVKFQGKKLQRGVDVINGRKMAIGECLK; translated from the coding sequence TTGAAAACAATATTTATGGGAACGCCGGAATTTGCAATTCCAAGTTTGAAAGTTGTAGCAAAAAATACGGATTTGAGGGCAATTTTTACAAAAGAGGATAAAGTGAATGCCAGAGGAAATAAAATAATCTTTTCGCCAGTAAAACAGTTTGGAATTGATAATGAAATTGAAGTCATTCAGCCACAAAAAGTTAAAGATGAAAAAATAATCAAAAAAATAAAAGAGATAAATCCAGATTTAATCGTAGTTGTAGCATATGGGAAGATTTTACCAAAAGAAATTATAGATATACCAAAATATGGAATAATTAATGTCCATTCTTCGCTTTTACCAAAATACAGAGGTGCTTCTCCGATTCACTCGGCAATTTTAAATGGGGATGTGAAAAGTGGCGTGAGCATAATGTATATTGAGGAAGGACTGGATTCAGGTGACGTGATACTGCAAGAAAGCTGTGATATTTTGGAGAATGATACGCTTGGAACTTTGCATGACAAATTAAAGGACTTGGGAGCGATAGGGCTTGAAAAGGTGTTAAAATTGATTGAAGCTGGAAAGGTTGAAGCTACAAAACAGGATGAAAGTCTTGCAACATTTGTTAAACCAATTACGAAAGAACAGACTAAAATTGATTGGAACAATACAAAAGAAGTAATTTTTAATCAAATTCGAGGGTTAAATCCATTTCCAGCGGCACACACTTTTAATGAAAAAAATGAAAATATAAAAATTTATAAAACTGAAAAATTAGATAAAGAATATAAAGGTCAAAATGGTCAGATTGTTGATATTATAAATAAAAAAGGACCTGTTATAAAAGTTAAAAATGGAGCTTTAGTTTTGCTTGAAGTGAAATTTCAAGGAAAAAAACTGCAAAGAGGAGTAGATGTCATTAATGGTAGAAAAATGGCTATTGGTGAGTGTTTAAAATAG
- the def gene encoding peptide deformylase produces MKELKIVLFGHPTLKKVAEKVENFDDELRETLSEMVNLMRKANGVGLAANQVDIPKRFFVLEYEGVLKKVVNPEILEFSEEKVDFEEGCLSIPGIYKKVVRPKKIKVKYFDENGTEVQEELDEMWARAFQHELDHLDGILFTERLSVMNKRLVAKKIEVLKKDFSKGRIYREDLD; encoded by the coding sequence ATGAAAGAATTAAAAATAGTTTTATTCGGACATCCAACTTTGAAAAAAGTTGCCGAGAAGGTTGAAAATTTTGATGATGAGCTGAGAGAAACATTGAGTGAGATGGTTAATTTGATGAGAAAAGCTAATGGAGTGGGACTTGCTGCGAATCAGGTCGACATTCCTAAAAGATTTTTTGTGCTGGAATACGAAGGGGTTTTAAAAAAGGTCGTTAATCCAGAAATATTGGAATTTAGTGAAGAAAAAGTGGATTTTGAAGAAGGGTGCTTGAGTATTCCTGGAATTTATAAAAAGGTTGTAAGACCTAAAAAAATTAAAGTTAAATATTTTGATGAAAATGGGACTGAAGTTCAAGAAGAGCTTGATGAAATGTGGGCTAGAGCATTTCAGCACGAACTTGATCATTTGGACGGAATTTTGTTTACAGAGCGGCTTTCTGTTATGAATAAAAGGCTTGTCGCAAAAAAAATAGAAGTTTTGAAAAAAGATTTTAGCAAAGGTAGAATTTATAGGGAAGATTTGGATTAA